In Yarrowia lipolytica chromosome 1F, complete sequence, a genomic segment contains:
- a CDS encoding uncharacterized protein (Compare to YALI0F13739g, similar to uniprot|P38776 Saccharomyces cerevisiae YHR048w), giving the protein MSDTERPISLRGSSCSTHSADTINTVHTLESAVSSVDPSLLVNLEDDDPENVYTQLSTTHKWFLTAIVCVTFFQITANSSTYTNAMDPIMERLECGRVVATLGISFFILGLGAGPMVFAPLSEYYGRRPIYVCGLALYVLFQLPVCLATNIQTMLIGRFLSAFFSSSFAAVSGGTITDIFDKQKEHDMLVLAMSTFSLSPFFGPSVGPLISGFIVQHTKWRWVFWLMLIWSGVLFVVVLLFSKETYGPVLTEKKVRRLRGESEKNVFQRIFGKDSEKTPAVAETEKKPYTCALMELKKRQSLMKNILINCERPFGLLLKDPMVLLICLYSGLLLAIVYAFFVAFPLVFGNVYNFDVQFIGMSFLPLCVGQFVATYGSIPIVKKLTKKFNEKRIARGQTPSTPELKLIPMMIGCFLCPIGLFWFGWTCYESIHWIVPMIGSAFFGAGTVLVFAGTFGFLVDGYRLYAASAMAANAFVRCVLSSAFPLFTRQMYQNWSYHWATSLLGFVTCLMIPIPFVFYIKGEKLRSKSPYAWN; this is encoded by the coding sequence ATGTCGGACACAGAACGGCCCATCTCTCTGAGGGGTTCTTCCTGTTCCACCCACTCGGCCGACACTATCAACACCGTCCACACACTCGAATCTGCCGTTTCTAGCGTCGATCCGTCGCTGTTGGTCAATCTCGAAGATGATGACCCAGAAAACGTGTACACGCAGCTCTCCACGACCCACAAGTGGTTCCTCACAGCTATTGTTTGCgtcaccttcttccagaTCACAGCCAACAGTAGTACTTATACCAATGCTATGGATCCCATCATGGAGCGTTTGGAATGTGGAAGGGTTGTTGCCACGCTAGGAATTTCCTTTTTCATTCTCGGACTGGGTGCTGGACCCATGGTGTTTGCACCTCTGAGTGAGTACTACGGACGACGGCCCATCTACGTGTGTGGACTTGCTCTTTATGTGCTTTTCCAACTCCCCGTTTGTTTGGCTACCAACATTCAGACCATGCTGATCGGTCGGTTCTTGtctgccttcttctcctcttctttcgcGGCTGTCTCTGGTGGAACCATCACCGACATCTTTGACAAACAGAAGGAACACGATATGTTGGTATTGGCCATGAGTACTTTCTCTCTTTCGCCTTTCTTCGGTCCTTCTGTGGGTCCTCTCATTTCAGGCTTCATTGTCCAGCACACCAAGTGGCGATGGGTTTTCTGGCTCATGCTCATTTGGTCCGGTGTCTTGTTTGTGGTTGTTCTGTTGTTCTCCAAGGAGACCTATGGACCTGTCCtgacagagaagaaggtcCGACGACTCAGAGGCGAGAGCGAGAAAAACGTTTTCCAAAGAATATTTGGAAAGGACAGCGAAAAGACCCCAGCTGTGGCTGAAACAGAAAAGAAGCCTTACACCTGTGCTCTgatggagctcaagaagcgcCAGTCACTGATGAAGAATATTCTCATCAATTGTGAGCGTCCCTTTGGTCTGCTTCTTAAGGACCCTATGGTCCTTCTCATCTGTCTTTACTCTGGTTTGCTGCTGGCTATTGTGTACGCTTTTTTCGTTGCATTCCCTCTGGTCTTTGGAAACGTCTACAACTTTGACGTCCAGTTTATTGGCATGTCCTTCCTTCCGCTTTGTGTTGGCCAGTTCGTCGCCACCTATGGCTCGATTCCTATCGTCAAAAAGCTGACCAAAAAGTTCAACGAAAAACGAATTGCTAGAGGACAGACCCCAAGCACTCCTGAACTGAAGCTCATTCCTATGATGATCGGTTGCTTCTTGTGTCCTATTGGTTTGTTCTGGTTCGGTTGGACGTGTTATGAGTCCATTCACTGGATCGTTCCCATGATTGGAAGTGCATTTTTCGGAGCTGGAACTGTGCTTGTCTTTGCTGGCACATTTGGATTCCTTGTCGATGGTTACAGGCTCTATGCTGCCTCTGCCATGGCAGCCAACGCCTTTGTTCGGTGTGTCCTGTCGTCAGCCTTCCCGCTGTTCACTCGACAAATGTACCAGAACTGGAGCTACCACTGGGCCACCAGTTTGCTGGGCTTTGTCACTTGCCTGATGATTCCTATTCCCTTTGTTTTTTATATCAAGGGAGAGAAGCTCAGAAGTAAGAGCCCTTATGCATGGAACTAG
- a CDS encoding uncharacterized protein (Compare to YALI0F13717g, similar to Saccharomyces cerevisiae SSD1 (YDR293C); ancestral locus Anc_5.307, similar to uniprot|P24276 Saccharomyces cerevisiae YDR293c SSD1 involved in the tolerance to high concentration of Ca2) has product MSGNNNGSNNNGNNANGNQNLLPNPSSRGPRNLHIAHRRSPSELTPLMVEQIALQQQIDILQAQQQQILAQQQQFIHQPNLMPPPPMQQSYVTATGPFGQFGVQPVHQMGPPQSGGHRRAQSSSHPNQHQQQPQQHFQGGHQSTPSQSGGGDRGHNRRQSLGLPEAIRAAAIEQQKRQGGAGAVPASPQRNHSSGSNSSNPGSFKFPPTADDSSPTKSHSRSRSMAFGQQKRNQSPSRFQFPAGGHGSSPSTGGNFHPGHGHSRSNSRNFDQGGFVPGHRHRGSSVSSMHAFNSYGGGQQQRKSLFAPYLPQASLGQLMDQGRLVSGVLRVNKKNRSDAYVSTDGILDADIFICGSKDRNRALEGDLVAVELLNVDQVWDSKREKEEKKKRKDQTTGDISDTVETTSGGANNSGGLQRRGSLKQRPQQKRNDDVEVEGQSLLLSEEEELTDAAKPLYAGHIVAVIERVPGQLFSGTLGLLRPSSQATKDRQEREGGHNNNNNNQHQEPPRPKIVWFKPTDKRVPLIAIPTEQAPKDFVENHESYANTLFAASIKRWPITSLHPFGTLVEEIGDANDDEIQIEAILRDNNFTADVFPDSALRAVPEETATGTPLTDEETEGRRDFTEEYTLGLSPNGILADQAFHIKKLGDDKIELGVHVLDVTHYVQSNSALDREAKKRGSSCFLVQRDLNMFPDNFNSNFALTPGNNRLTISVVFEIDATTFDVSDTWIGTSYINTKQKLDYATVERIFDDKGGDDKAQIQAILAEGLLSQTDIDYVKTLRLLSMEFKRDRFNCKNLNLGGKDLPALSLLNQIDDENLPISTDIYQALQISHIVDEVNIKVNCAVAQKLYASLGPKAFLRRHSYPLLQKMESFTQKMKNLGVHIDTSSSGALQKCLFQIESDDIRRGLETLLLKCMNRAKYYVADKSDELAHYFLNVPVYTHFNAPLRRYADLIVHRQLKAVLSNFSVPYDESLELLNNAADYCNFKKDSAHNAQEQSVHLFLSQAIAALSQKKQARNGDIIKEGLVIQVYESAFDVYIPDIGIEKRVHGDQLPLKKAEFIKKDRLLELYWEQGKSSAEFVPENERKSKGRGGDKDTGNASNNKESLADQVKGLSLDSKSLPSSPKQSLTGGLLAPHRAISMNKLENEYCARSDGDGSNSDDELLRDVVTREENGYFIQEIRELQRVPIMLRAELGKTLPCLTVRTINPFA; this is encoded by the exons ATGAGTGGTAACAACAatggcagcaacaacaatggcAACAACGCCAATGGCAACCAAAACCTGCTGCCCAACCCGTCTAGCAGGGGCCCTCGAAACCTGCACATTGCCCACAGACGATCGCCCTCTGAGCTGACCCCCTTGATGG tcGAACAAATCGCATTACAACAACAAATCGATATCTTGcaggcccagcagcagcaaattctggcccagcagcagcagttcaTCCACCAGCCCAACCTGATGCCCCCTCCGCCAATGCAGCAGTCTTACGTCACTGCCACAGGTCCCTTTGGCCAATTTGGCGTCCAGCCAGTCCACCAGATGGGCCCTCCTCAGAGCGGAGGCCACCGACGGGCCCAATCTTCTTCCCACCCCAaccagcatcagcagcagccgcagCAGCATTTCCAGGGTGGCCACCAATCCACCCCCTCCCAGAGCGGCGGAGGAGACAGAGGCCACAACCGACGACAGTCCCTCGGTCTGCCTGAGGCTATCCGAGCAGCTGCtattgagcagcagaagcggcagggaggagcaggggcCGTGCCGGCCTCGCCGCAGCGAAACCACTCATCTGGTTCCAATTCATCCAACCCTGGATCTTTCAAGTTCCCCCCCACTGCCGACGACTCCTCGCCCACCAAGTCGCATTCGCGATCTCGATCAATGGCCTTTGGCCAGCAGAAGCGAAATCAGTCGCCATCTCGATTCCAGTTCCCCGCCGGTGGACATGGATCGTCACCTTCCACCGGAGGCAACTTCCACCCTGGCCACGGACACTCGCGATCCAACTCTCGAAACTTCGACCAGGGAGGATTTGTTCCCGGCCACCGACACAGAGGCTCCTCTGTGTCCTCCATGCATGCCTTCAACAGCTACGGCGgcggccagcagcagcgaaagTCGCTGTTTGCTCCATACCTCCCCCAGGCGTCTCTTGGTCAGCTCATGGACCAGGGCCGTCTGGTGAGCGGTGTGTTGCGGGTTAATAAGAAGAACCGATCCGACGCGTACGTGTCCACCGACGGAATTTTGGACGCCGACATTTTTATCTGTGGCTCCAAGGACCGAAACAGAGCACTCGAGGGAGACTTGGTTGCtgtcgagctgctcaacgtCGACCAAGTTTGGGACTCCAAACgcgagaaggaggagaagaagaagcgaaaggaCCAGACAACCGGCGATATTTCAGACACCGTTGAGACTACTTCCGGCGGAGCCAACAACTCGGGAGGCCTCCAGCGACGAGGATCTCTCAAGCAGAGACCTCAGCAGAAGCGAAATGACGACGTTGAGGTCGAGGGCCAGTCCCTGCTGTtgtccgaggaggaggagcttaCCGACGCTGCCAAGCCTCTCTACGCCGGCCACATTGTCGCTGTCATTGAGCGAGTACCTGGCCAGCTGTTCTCTGGTACACTTGGTCTGTTGCGACCTTCGTCCCAGGCCACAAAGGACCGTCAGGAACGAGAGGGAGgacacaacaacaacaacaacaaccagcATCAAGAGCCTCCCCGACCCAAGATTGTGTGGTTCAAGCCTACCGACAAGCGGGTGCCTCTAATTGCCATCCCCACTGAGCAGGCCCCCAAGGACTTTGTTGAGAACCATGAGTCTTACGCAAACACCCTGTTTGCCGCCTCCATCAAGCGATGGCCCATCACCTCTCTGCATCCCTTTGGTACCCTCGTTGAGGAGATTGGCGATGCGAACGATGATGAGATCCAGATCGAGGCCATTCTGCGAGACAACAACTTCACCGCCGATGTATTCCCCGACTCGGCACTCCGAGCAGTTCCCGAAGAGACTGCCACAGGCACACCTCTCACCGATGAGGAGACTGAAGGCCGACGGGACTTCACTGAAGAGTACACTCTGGGTCTGTCGCCCAACGGTATTCTAGCCGATCAGGCCTTCCATATCAAGAAGCTTGGCGATGACAAGATTGAACTGGGTGTGCACGTGTTGGACGTGACTCACTACGTGCAGTCCAACAGCGCTCTCGACCgagaggccaagaagcgaggCTCGTCTTGTTTCTTGGTGCAGCGGGATCTGAACATGTTCCCCGACAACTTCAACTCCAATTTTGCGCTGACCCCAGGTAACAACCGGCTGACCATCTCCGTGGTGTTTGAGATCGATGCCACCACCTTCGATGTGTCGGACACCTGGATCGGCACCTCATACATCAATACCAAGCAGAAGCTTGACTACGCCACCGTGGAGCGAATTTTCGACGACAAGGGCGGCGACGACAAGGCTCAGATCCAGGCCATTCTCGCCGAGGGTCTGCTGAGCCAGACCGACATTGACTATGTCAAGACCCTGCGTCTGCTGTCGATGGAGTTCAAGCGGGACCGATTCAACTGCAAGAACCTCAACCTTGGCGGCAAGGACCTTCCTGCGCTTTCTCTGCTTAACCAGatcgacgacgagaaccTGCCCATCTCTACCGACATCTACCAGGCTCTTCAGATCTCCCACATTGTGGACGAGGTTAACATCAAGGTCAACTGTGCCGtggcccagaagctgtATGCTTCTCTGGGTCCCAAGGCCTTCCTGCGACGACACTCATACCCTCTGTTGCAGAAGATGGAGTCTTTCAcccagaagatgaagaaTCTCGGGGTGCACATTGACACGTCCTCCTCTGGTGCTCTGCAGAAGTGTCTGTTCCAGATCGAGTCTGATGACATCCGACGTGGACTTGAGACCCTATTGCTCAAGTGCATGAACCGGGCCAAGTACTACGTTGCTGACAAGTCCGACGAGTTGGCACATTACTTCCTCAACGTGCCTGTCTACACGCATTTTAACGCTCCTCTGCGACGGTACGCTGACCTGATTGTGCATCGACAGTTGAAGGCAGTGCTGTCCAACTTCTCCGTTCCCTACGACGAGTCGCTGGAGTTGCTCAACAACGCTGCAGACTACTGcaacttcaagaaggactcTGCACACAATGCCCAGGAGCAGAGTGTGCATCTCTTCCTGTCGCAGGCCATTGCTGCCTTGtcgcagaagaagcaggccCGAAACGGTGACATCATTAAGGAAGGTTTGGTGATCCAGGTGTACGAGTCTGCGTTCGACGTGTACATTCCGGACATTGGAATCGAAAAGCGAGTCCACGGCGACCAGCTGcctctcaagaaggccgagttcatcaagaaggaccggcttctggagctgtaCTGGGAACAGGGCAAGTCTTCTGCTGAGTTTGTTCCTGAGAACGAGCGAAAGAGCAAGGGACGAGGAGGCGACAAGGACACCGGCAAcgccagcaacaacaaggagtcTCTGGCTGACCAGGTCAAGGGCCTGTCTCTAGACTCCAAGAGCctgccttcttctcccaaGCAGTCTCTGACCGGCGGTCTTCTTGCCCCCCACCGGGCCATTTCCATGAACAAGTTGGAAAACGAGTACTGTGCTCGATCCGACGGAGATGGCTCTAacagcgacgacgagttgCTGCGGGATGTGGTGACCCGAGAGGAGAATGGCTACTTCATCCAGGAGATTCGCGAACTGCAGCGAGTGCCCATCATGTTGCGGGCTGAGCTCGGCAAGACTCTCCCCTGTCTTACTGTTCGAACCATCAATCCTTTTGCCTGA
- a CDS encoding uncharacterized protein (Compare to YALI0F13761g, highly similar to uniprot|Q6C6X1 Yarrowia lipolytica YALI0E05577g) — protein sequence MNKITVRRKRFLWHPDDIDAYYSDDYFSDDNERRHKLFKPRPTPMASLMNLELGEYELLRFYKNDSSPLLVAATGKNKEAQGFWMENVTKLATSNEALKEACMVFAMMHLGHNHKHATYLLKDGEEVPKEKLPPTDLSHVIGYTRLDEAMLEQMFIRFTNTIKAHKQQIMTMTLETSESVLLSSVLIYLIAMSMGPYVPLFNFDGGADLFSLGRTISDLTFLFSNAPLPTPFYLNNDFDLNDEREKLPREEDLWEIIDFVNTDEELSSTEKKRIQRILTTELKNLVGLFHMDAAGMSVSHIAGWCTFWTPDFYKLLREEMNTYALLFVCYWCGYAHMWHVLFWWGDRIQEDLLHLMDHLPSRVHHFLKWPLESCSRFDINYFDLLSGKMRDLYL from the coding sequence ATGAACAAGATAACGGTGCGACGCAAACGGTTTTTGTGGCACCCCGACGACATCGACGCATACTACTCGGACGACTACTTTTCCGACGACAATGAGCGCAGGCACAAGCTTTTCAAGCCCCGACCAACGCCCATGGCGTCTCTCATGAACCTCGAGCTCGGCGAGTACGAGCTCCTCCGGTTCTATAAGAATGATTCATCACCGTTGCTGGTGGCGGCCACGGGAAAAAATAAGGAAGCACAAGGATTCTGGATGGAAAACGTGACGAAGCTGGCTACTAGCAACGAAGCTCTCAAGGAAGCGTGCATGGTGTTCGCCATGATGCACCTGGGACACAACCACAAGCATGCCACGTATCTGTTAAAAGACGGCGAGGAAGTCCCCAAAGAAAAACTCCCTCCAACGGACTTATCCCACGTCATCGGATACACACGGTTGGATGAGGCTATGCTGGAACAGATGTTCATTCGATTCACCAACACCATTAAagcacacaaacaacaaatCATGACCATGACGCTGGAGACTTCCGAGTCTGTATTGCTCTCAAGCGTGCTCATCTATCTTATCGCCATGAGTATGGGTCCATACGTGCCGCTGTTCAACTTTGATGGCGGTGCCGACCTGTTCAGTTTGGGCCGAACAATCTCAGACCTAACCTTCCTCTTCAGTAACGCTCCACTGCCCACACCCTTCTACCTCAACAATGATTTTGATCTCAACGATGAACGCGAGAAACTGCCtagagaagaagatctATGGGAGATCATTGATTTTGTGAACACAgacgaggagctgtcgTCGACGGAGAAGAAACGCATCCAGAGGATTCTCACAACAGAGCTCAAAAACCTAGTCGGTTTGTTCCACATGGACGCTGCAGGCATGTCTGTATCACATATTGCCGGATGGTGCACGTTTTGGACCCCCGACTTCTATAAGCTGCTCCGGGAGGAGATGAACACATACGcgctgctgtttgtgtgctACTGGTGTGGATATGCGCATATGTGGCACGTCTTGTTTTGGTGGGGGGACCGTATACAGGAAGACTTGCTGCATTTGATGGACCACCTCCCATCAAGAGTGCATCACTTCTTGAAGTGGCCGCTAGAGAGCTGTTCCCGGTTTGATATCAACTACTTTGATCTGCTGAGTGGAAAGATGCGGGATTTGTATTTATGA